The proteins below are encoded in one region of Candidatus Planktophila lacus:
- the recO gene encoding DNA repair protein RecO, producing MSLYRDEAIILRTQKLGEADRIITLLTREHGRVRGVAKGVRRTMSKFGARLEPGSHVDIQLHKGRTFDTITQVEAINNYGEALTDDYQRWTIASAILETAERFTSQEYEPALQEFQLVVGGMKALAENRYDASLILDAFLLRSLAIGGYAPSTTNCSRCEKPGPHRYFSLVGGGSVCMECRPSASATPSPETLQLLGALLSSDWDIAQASEPRHRREASGLVIAYLQWHLERGLRSLPIVERV from the coding sequence GTGAGCCTTTATCGTGACGAAGCAATTATTTTGCGCACCCAGAAGTTGGGTGAAGCAGATCGCATCATCACGCTCTTAACTCGCGAACATGGTCGCGTTCGTGGCGTTGCCAAAGGCGTTCGCCGCACCATGTCTAAATTCGGAGCGCGCCTTGAACCCGGTAGCCATGTAGATATCCAACTTCATAAAGGGCGCACCTTCGACACGATCACCCAAGTTGAAGCGATCAATAATTACGGTGAAGCGCTAACTGATGATTACCAGCGCTGGACAATCGCATCAGCGATTCTGGAAACGGCGGAACGTTTTACTTCGCAGGAATACGAACCAGCGCTGCAAGAGTTTCAATTGGTTGTTGGCGGCATGAAGGCGCTAGCCGAAAATCGTTATGACGCATCGCTTATCTTGGATGCATTCTTACTGCGCTCACTTGCTATCGGTGGCTATGCGCCATCAACTACCAATTGTTCACGCTGTGAAAAACCCGGACCACATCGCTACTTCTCACTCGTTGGCGGGGGATCGGTCTGTATGGAATGTCGTCCATCGGCATCGGCAACTCCCTCCCCCGAGACTCTGCAATTACTTGGCGCGCTTTTGAGTAGTGATTGGGATATCGCGCAAGCAAGTGAACCGCGCCATCGCCGCGAGGCTAGTGGTTTAGTCATTGCTTACTTACAATGGCATCTCGAACGTGGCCTACGAAGCCTGCCGATCGTGGAGAGAGTTTAA